The Neptunomonas concharum genomic interval AACACGCAGGGCGCTATTGCAGGTATGCTGGTAGGTCTGATCTCTACTGTTGGCTATATGTGGTACTTCGTATTCGGTGGCGGTAACTCTGCTGATTACTTCATGGGTATCTCGCCAGGTGGTTTCGGTACTGTTGGTATGATTCTGCACTTTGTTGTGGCAATTGTTGTTGCTTCAATGACACCGCCTCCATCTGAAGAGATGCAGCGTATCGTTGAAGATCTACGTATTCCACGTGGTGCTGGTGACGCTCACGCTCACTAATATTTGAGTTAGTTCTCAAAATACCGAGGGCGCATCAGCGAGAGTTGATGTGCCCTTTTTTATGAAATAGAGGAAATTTCTATGCCTTCATCTTTCAATATGGATAACTTGCCATTTAGCCTGCTGAGTGATAGCGAGCAAGCATTGCTTCGTCAAAATCTTGATATTGGCTATTTTCAGAAAGGTGAGGTCGTAATGGCGGCCGGATCTGTTCCTGAAGGTGTGTATGTTGTCTTGAAAGGACGAGTTTCGGAGAGTGAAGCACCTGACGGTGAAGATGATGGTCAGGAGCATATATTTGTTCACTATGAGAATGAGGATTACTTTGGTGCTTGGTCGGCAATTAAAGGCAGGGCTATTCATAACTTTACCGCAGAAGAGGAAACGATTTGCCATATCATTCCTACTAAGACGGTGTTGGATCTAGTTTCTACTAACTCCTTGTTTGCTGATTATTTTCAACAAAATTTAACGGCAAAGACTGAGATTCTTGAGCAGCACGGTGAATCTCAGGACATGGCTGAGTTTATGTTAGCCAGAGTGAGTGAGGGTGTAATCAGGGAGCCTCTGATTGTTCTAGAAGAAACCTCAATCAAAGAAGCCACTGTTCTGATGCGCGAGAAAAAAGTGGACTGTGTGCTGGTTCGAAAAGGGACTCGATACGGAATGGTAACGGGTACGGACCTGTTAAATGCAGTGGTGATGAATGAATTACCGATATCGACATCGGTGGCTGATATAGCCACGTATCGCTTAATAAGTATCAACCCAGACGAGTATCTGTTCAACGCTCTAATTACCATGACACAGCAGCACATCGAACGAGTGGTTGTAATGGAGGGCGCAGAGCTGGTCGGTATAGTTGATTTAACTGATGTATTGAGCTTTTTCTCAAGTCACTCGCATGTCATTGGTTTGCGTATTGAGCGTGCAAAAACAGTCGAAGATTTGCATGTGGCTGCTCAAGGGTTGAATGATTTAATTCGCTCATTGGTATCTCATGGGGTTAAGACACGCTTTGCGATGGATCTGTTAGCTGCGATGAATGGCCGTGTGATGGCTAAGCTGTTTGATTTAATGGTTCCTGTGGATATGCAGCCTCACGTTTGCCTGATTGTTATGGGCTCGGAGGGGCGTGGTGAGCAGGTCATGAAAACGGATCAGGATAATGCAATTATTTATCGTGACGGGCTTGTTTGGCCTCAAATGCAAGACGTGATGAACCGCTTTAGTGAAGAGTTAATGAAATTTGGGTACCCGCCTTGTCCGGGTAATATCATGGTTTCAAACCCAGAATGGGTGAACTCACTGGGTGATTGGACTCAGAAGATGGGAGACTGGTCTTCGAGTTGGAAAGAGTCTGATCAAATGAATTTGGCGATCGCTGTTGATGCAAAACCCGTTGCTGGTAATCCTGCTTTATTTAAAGCGGCGAGGAACTGGTTTTTTAAGTATTTGAAAAACAATGATGTTTTCTTCTCTCATTTTGCCAAGGTGGCGCTGGAGTTTGATACACCTCTGACTTTTTTTGGAAACTTAAAGGAAAAAGGGCAATTGGATGTCAAAAAAGGCGGTATCTTCCCTATTGTTCACGGTGTTAGAACAATGGCATTAGAGCAGCGTATTTTAGCGACAAATACCTTTAAGCGTTTAGAGGCCCTGGCAGAAGCCGGCATTATGAAAGAAAAGCATGCGAAGGATTTATCGGAAGCCTTAGGTTTGTTTATTCAGTTGCGGCTGCGCCAGCAAATCAAAAGGGCGGAAGAGCAAGAAGCGGGTGTTGACCTAACGCCTAATACCCTTGATCTCCAGTCTATGAATAAAATGGAACGTGATCTGTTGAGGGATGCATTTCATATAGTGAAAGGGTTTAAAAAGCATTTAGAGTTGCGTTATCACTTAGGGAGTCGTTAAATTTTATGATTATCCCCAGAACAAT includes:
- a CDS encoding DUF294 nucleotidyltransferase-like domain-containing protein encodes the protein MPSSFNMDNLPFSLLSDSEQALLRQNLDIGYFQKGEVVMAAGSVPEGVYVVLKGRVSESEAPDGEDDGQEHIFVHYENEDYFGAWSAIKGRAIHNFTAEEETICHIIPTKTVLDLVSTNSLFADYFQQNLTAKTEILEQHGESQDMAEFMLARVSEGVIREPLIVLEETSIKEATVLMREKKVDCVLVRKGTRYGMVTGTDLLNAVVMNELPISTSVADIATYRLISINPDEYLFNALITMTQQHIERVVVMEGAELVGIVDLTDVLSFFSSHSHVIGLRIERAKTVEDLHVAAQGLNDLIRSLVSHGVKTRFAMDLLAAMNGRVMAKLFDLMVPVDMQPHVCLIVMGSEGRGEQVMKTDQDNAIIYRDGLVWPQMQDVMNRFSEELMKFGYPPCPGNIMVSNPEWVNSLGDWTQKMGDWSSSWKESDQMNLAIAVDAKPVAGNPALFKAARNWFFKYLKNNDVFFSHFAKVALEFDTPLTFFGNLKEKGQLDVKKGGIFPIVHGVRTMALEQRILATNTFKRLEALAEAGIMKEKHAKDLSEALGLFIQLRLRQQIKRAEEQEAGVDLTPNTLDLQSMNKMERDLLRDAFHIVKGFKKHLELRYHLGSR